The following proteins come from a genomic window of Rutidosis leptorrhynchoides isolate AG116_Rl617_1_P2 chromosome 10, CSIRO_AGI_Rlap_v1, whole genome shotgun sequence:
- the LOC139873141 gene encoding heat stress transcription factor A-7a-like, translating to MNPFISVVKEEYPSSIGGGGGGASTAAAVVQPPKPREDLHDGGPPPFLTKVYDMVDDENIDHILSWSKQGRSFVVWDPQAFSANLLPRYFKHNNFSSFIRQLNTYGFRKIDADIWEFANDAFLKGHRHILKNIKRRKPPPHPPSKQQVNNPCVEVGQFGIDGEIERLQRDKEVLMMELVKLRQQQQTTRAHLQEMELRLQGTEKKQQKTMRFLAKAIQSPEFLQKLARHSEKMELESMIKKRRRPAIEQAEYSENGENFRDFSELEELALEMQGFGKSKRNQNEERKEFDEFDGRNKVLDDFLEELFDGQYDMGGSKGQK from the exons ATGAATCCCTTCATTTCAGTTGTTAAAGAAGAATACCCATCTTcaattggtggtggtggtggtggcgcatCAACGGCGGCGGCGGTGGTTCAACCGCCAAAGCCAAGAGAAGATCTTCATGATGGTGGACCTCCACCTTTTTTGACAAAAGTGTATGATATGGTGGATGATGAAAATATTGATCACATTTTGTCTTGGAGTAAACAAGGTCGAAGTTTTGTTGTGTGGGATCCACAAGCTTTCTCTGCTAATCTTCTTCCAAGATACTTCAAGCACAATAATTTTTCAAGCTTTATTAGGCAGCTCAATACCTAT GGTTTTAGAAAGATCGATGCGGACATATGGGAATTTGCTAACGACGCATTCTTGAAGGGCCACAGGCACATATTGAAGAACATCAAAAGACGAAAACCACCTCCGCATCCTCCTTCAAAGCAACAAGTCAACAACCCGTGCGTAGAGGTTGGACAATTCGGAATTGATGGTGAAATCGAACGTTTACAACGCGATAAAGAAGTACTAATGATGGAGTTAGTAAAACTGAGACAACAACAACAAACCACCCGCGCACACCTTCAAGAAATGGAGCTAAGACTACAAGGAACTGAAAAGAAGCAGCAAAAAACAATGCGTTTTCTAGCAAAAGCGATACAAAGTCCTGAATTTCTTCAAAAGCTTGCACGACATAGTGAAAAAATGGAACTTGAATCCATGATCAAGAAAAGAAGACGACCCGCGATTGAGCAAGCGGAATATTctgaaaatggtgaaaattttcggGATTTTTCGGAACTTGAAGAACTTGCATTAGAAATGCAAGGTTTTGGCAAATCCAAAAGAAATCAAAACGAAGAACGTAAAGAGTTTGATGAATTTGATGGAAGGAATAAAGTTTTAGATGATTTTTTGGAAGAGTTATTTGATGGACAATATGACATGGGAGGAAGCAAAGGCCAAAAGTGA